One Bombus pyrosoma isolate SC7728 linkage group LG11, ASM1482585v1, whole genome shotgun sequence DNA segment encodes these proteins:
- the LOC122572460 gene encoding uncharacterized protein LOC122572460 yields MKEFFQREELKEQNDGKRIQENKNFRILTVKEKELNCEDDRKEDGELENTILGFCAICLENINSNVSQNVPCSNEHTLCQRCIQHFALQSDPGCILCYTQCQQSSMNLLQESNISLNSTYTHMKKMQISQQQSDYYSKYHQRLRQCDPINMEQLYTKSWNQNYSHKLQNFDRNTLTYYHNDFEDTSDYEQVRNQNNTSGERSRNCDKEKQRQSYCNLFKRRNVESYMLEAKVNGQITAECSRRPIRCPRIDCAINVAFSALTHHFIFDHPEVPILNVEPGIKSTLIVSFSALSSNTSRCLALLLVSGKLSEPIAKLFNGSQINPKYRNRLPLSVLAARLHCTDQYISNEKINKKKDFHEKNIIIAWVAGLDIGNTTNKLLCSIQAVDKIDNEGLRCLTYTGPVNSLRTAQCPQDIYSTGDCIVLHEGLLSHITSDCATLNVNVTVH; encoded by the exons ATGAAAGAATTCTTTCAGCGTGAAGAACTAAAAGAACAGAATGACGGAAAGAGGAtacaagaaaacaaaaattttagaatCCTAACTGTGAAGGAAAAAGAACTAAATTGCGAAGATGACAGGAAAGAAGACGGCGAGCTGGAAAACACGATACTTGGATTCTGTGCCATTTgtcttgaaaatataaattctaatgtTAGTCAGAATGTTCCTTGTTCTAATGAGCATACTTTGTGTCAACGTTGTATTCAACATTTTGCACTGCAATCAg ATCCTGGCTGCATTCTTTGTTATACACAATGCCAACAGTCAAGCATGAATTTATTGCAAGAAAGCAATATCAGCTTGAATTccacatatacacatatgaaAAAGATGCAAATTTCACAACAGCAATCAGactattattcaaaatatcatcAACGATTACGGCAGTGCGATCCTATTAACATGGAACAATTATATACCAAATCTTGGAATCAGAATTACTCTCATAAACTACAAAATTTTGATAGGAATACattaacatattaccataatGATTTTGAAGATACTTCTGATTATGAACAAGTTAGAAACCAAAATAATACGAGCGGAGAACGAAGTAGAAATTGTGATAAAGAAAAACAGCGACAAAGTTATTGTAActtatttaaaagaagaaatgtagAGTCATATATGTTAGAAGCAAAAGTAAATGGACAAATTACCGCAGAATGTTCTCGTAGACCGATCCGGTGCCCACGAATTGATTGTGCTATAAATGTAGCTTTCTCAGCATTGACGCATCATTTCATCTTTGATCATCCAGAGGTACCTATCCTGAATGTAGAGCCAGGTATCAAAAGTACACTCATCGTCAGTTTTAGTGCCTTATCTTCCAATACTAGTCGGTGCCTGGCTCTTCTTTTAGTTTCTGGCAAACTTTC AGAACctattgcaaaattatttaatggtAGTCAAATCAACccaaaatatcgaaatcgtTTACCATTATCAGTGCTCGCCGCTCGGCTACATTGTACAGACCAATATATATCTaacgagaaaattaataaaaaaaaagattttcatgaaaaaaatataataatcgcTTGGGTTGCTGGGCTGGATATTGGAAATACAACAAACAAACTTTTATGTAGTATTCAG GCTGTGGACAAGATTGATAATGAAGGCTTACGTTGCCTAACATACACAGGTCCAGTGAACTCATTAAGAACAGCACAATGTCCTCAAGACATTTATTCAACAGGTGATTGTATAGTTCTGCATGAAGGTCTCCTCAGTCACATTACATCAGATTGTGCTACACTTAATGTTAATGTTACtgtacattaa
- the LOC122572459 gene encoding ski oncogene yields METLLPGNTNSQSYSPQLKTVLKTYQLSAVKSLQGPSSALLGMDCKSLLQEQPCYSPNRSSSCVIDSEQISKDTEKDNNSSVTPIGPCKVRRTDQPLEDSDEDPQLERSKNICEKRELEFQIPILTAPDQSCSERCETILEGERISCFVVGGERRLCLPQILNTVLQEFSLHQINQVCDELQIYCSRCTRDQLEELKHSGILPRNAPSCGLITQTDAERLVSALLLRTESCDPSQIGNQDNIDKKACTKNDNDEESIVKFKVYHECFGKCKGIFDASLFESDDSVCIECIECGCQFSPQRFVRHAHRSLENRTCHWGFDSANWRSYLLLSRDQEHYNKSLTLFRELKEKHLTLGSKRKSELRHDSEKIKRIRKDIGREDCPGIYNGNGLGMYHPVSQVANATDPYLQMSWAVFELAARGASAFRPWNTTNTCKHKDNSSLVPAYLSRGPPVLQHPEHVVPLSECKRFEPHFQPNVALAPIPAPSVPVVLPPSAHHQRRHHHDHKRYSHHTSSSNEKKEASSDNVKSEKISPSSGSSIGVYSAFPSYTPGSNQKELPQKTKHEMGEEEESSAAVTSSTINIEPPLAEIGTSSLESDSDSEGTAAIDLEERLLALEAPQDVLEMARRIVLENAQLRRHRRSDAREILRLRNQLQMQQIQSSNDGDKKEEPTNAASAADSTEGSEETEALLPSNNKESEPVVLAVSKE; encoded by the exons CTCAGCCCTGCTTGGTATGGACTGCAAAAGTTTATTGCAGGAACAACCTTGTTACTCTCCCAACCGATCGAGTAGTTGCGTTATCGACTCCGAACAGATCTCCAAAGACACTGAAAAGGACAATAATTCGTCGGTGACGCCTATCGGCCCTTGCAAAGTTCGCAGAACCGATCAACCACTCGAAGATTCTGATGAAGACCCGCAATTGGAACGATCGAAAAATATCTGTGAAAAGAGGGAATTGGAGTTTCAGATACCCATTTTAACAGCTCCAGACCAAAGTTGTTCTGAAAGATGCGAGACGATCTTGGAGGGCGAGAGAATATCGTGTTTTGTTGTAGGGGGCGAAAGGAGGTTATGTTTACCACAAATATTAAACACTGTTTTGCAAGAATTTTCTCTTCATCAGATCAACCAAGTTTGCGATGAGTTGCAAATCTATTGTTCGCGATGTACCAGAGATCAGTTGGAAGAACTTAAGCATTCAGGAATCCTACCACGCAATGCTCCTTCCTGTGGCCTTATCACTCAAACAGATGCCGAGAGGCTTGTCAGTGCTTTACTACTACGGACAGAGTCGTGCGATCCCTCTCAGATCGGTAACCAAGATAACATCGATAAGAAAGCATGTACTAAAAATGACAATGATGAAGAATCCATTGTCAAGTTTAAGGTGTATCATGAGTGTTTCGGAAAATGTAAAGGCATCTTTGATGCAAGTTTGTTTGAGTCAGATGATTCAGTGTGCATAGAGTGTATCGAATGTGGCTGCCAATTCTCACCTCAACGTTTTGTCAGACATGCTCATAGATCTCTTGAAAATCGTACGTGTCATTGGGGCTTTGATTCAGCAAATTGGCGGTCATATTTGTTGCTTTCACGAGATCAAGAACATTATAATAAGTCACTCACTTTGTTTCGAGAATTGAAGGAAAAACATCTCACATTGGGTTCCAAGCGAAAATCAGAG TTGCGGCATGAttcagaaaaaataaaacgaattagAAAGGATATAGGAAGAGAAGATTGTCCAGGAATTTATAATGGAAATGGCTTAGGCATGTATCATCCTGTATCTCAGGTAGCCAATGCAACTGATCCATATCTACAAATGTCATGGGCAGTCTTTGAATTAGCAGCTAGAGGAGCATCAGCTTTTAGACCATGGAATACCACAAATACTTGCAAGCATAAGGATAA TTCATCGTTGGTGCCTGCGTATCTCAGTCGTGGTCCACCTGTACTACAACATCCAGAGCATGTGGTTCCTCTCTCTGAATGCAAACGTTTTGAACCACACTTTCAACCAAATGTAGCCTTAGCACCTATACCTGCACCATCAGTGCCTGTAGTACTTCCACCATCTGCTCACCACCAACGACGACATCATCATGATCATAAACGTTATAGCCATCACACATCGAGTTCTAATGAGAAGAAAGAAGCTTCATCGGATAATGTCAAATCTGAGAAAATATCCCCTAGTTCTGGATCTAGTATTGGTGTATATTCTGCATTCCCTTCTTACACACCTGGAAGCAATCAAAAAGAACTGCCTCAAAAAACTAAACATGAAATGggtgaagaagaagaaagtagtGCTGCTGTAACATCGTCTACGATAAATATAGAACCACCTTTGGCTGAAATTGGAACCTCTTCACTGGAAAGTGATTCTGATTCGGAAGGAACGGCAGCGATAGATTTGGAGGAAAGGTTATTAGCTTTGGAAGCACCACAAGATGTTTTGGAAATGGCGCGACGCATAGTTTTAGAAAATGCACAATTACGACGTCATCGACGTTCGGATGCACGTGAAATATTACGGTTACGTAATCAATTGCAAATGCAGCAAATACAATCATCTAATGATGGTGATAAAAAGGAGGAACCAACAAACGCAGCGAGCGCAGCAGATAGTACAGAAGGTAGTGAAGAAACGGAAGCTTTATTACCATCAAATAATAAAGAGTCTGAACCTGTTGTTCTAGCTGTtagtaaagaataa
- the LOC122572461 gene encoding SH3 domain-containing protein Dlish, which translates to MAFLCPVRIRRGKKKKPGVHNFNLEKDCAGGGSTGLGLGTKVPLPPGRITGSASIETLVRVGIEKENGLSPDSKMVIVHDFTPCVDDELQVKRGQVVNVLYRENDWVYVIAADTRMEGFVPHSYCAPYTSQLAELTLATLMNNVKKKLPRSNETDCDFAGTGRSQTVDTQQTDTGSASDCESYARNVTTADVNVNRSNITQSQNSIQTISSQPDVHPFFKDPSAGRYIVLYTFVARDENDVSVERGEFVTVLNRDDPDWFWVLRHCDGNEGFVPSGFVYPGHVLHSYATTTTTTTTTTVATTSTETHGLGKGNNNMSGNESLQQKGLRDFRDETNGTELVVLYDYKAQAPDDLSVRRADWIYADLGNQTVDGWLWAYAPKTRKYGFIPKAYARPPAMTSL; encoded by the exons ATGGCTTTTTTGTGTCCGGTTCGCATACgtcgaggaaagaaaaagaaac CAGGAGTACACAATTTTAATTTGGAAAAGGATTGCGCTGGTGGTGGCAGTACAGGACTTGGTTTAGGGACAAAAGTACCACTGCCTCCTGGTCGTATAACAGGAAGCGCTAGTATTGAGACATTGGTCCGAGTAggtatagaaaaagaaaatggtcTGTCACCAGATAGTAAGATGGTTATTGTTCATGATTTTACACCATGTGTTGACGATGAACTCCAAGTAAAACGAGGCCAG gttgtaaatgttttatatagaGAGAATGATTGGGTATATGTAATAGCAGCTGATACACGTATGGAAGGTTTTGTTCCGCATTCGTATTGTGCACCTTATACATCTCAGCTTGCTGAATTAACACTTGCTACTCTTATGAATaatgtgaaaaagaaattaccaAGATCTAATGAGACTGATTGTGATTTTGCTGGTACAGGTCGTTCACAAACTGTAGATACGCAACAAACTGACACAGGATCAGCATCAGACTGTGAAAGTTATGCTCGTAATGTCACCACTGCTGATGTGAATGTTAATCGATCTAATATCACACAGTCTCAAAATTCTATTCAGACTATATCCTCTCAGCCAGATGTACATCCTTTCTTTAAG GATCCATCAGCTGGGAGATATATTGTACTTTATACTTTCGTGGCTAGAGACGAAAATGATGTTAGTGTAGAAAGAGGTGAATTTGTAACTGTACTCAATCGAGATGATCCTGACTGGTTTTGGGTACTTAGACATTGTGATGGTAATGAAGGATTTGTACCATCCGGATTTGTATATCCAGGACATGTTCTCCATTCATATGCAACAACTACTACAactaccactactactacAGTAGCTACAACATCTACAGAAACACATGGTTTAG gaaaaggaaataacAATATGTCAGGAAATGAGTCATTGCAGCAAAAAGGTTTGCGAGATTTTCGAGATGAGACAAATGGCACAGAATTAGTTGTACTTTATGATTATAAGGCGCAGGCGCCAGATGATTTATCTGTGAGAAGAGCTGATTGGATATATGCAGATTTAGGAAATCAAACTGTAGATGGTTGGTTGTGGGCATATGCGCCTAAAACTCGAAAATATGGATTTATTCCAAAAGCGTATGCACGGCCTCCTGCTATGACGAGTTTATAA